In Pseudoalteromonas carrageenovora IAM 12662, the following proteins share a genomic window:
- a CDS encoding DEAD/DEAH box helicase — MSSKNVLSYYRDCYKEDSADLNLWNLNKLKKEDRFVLQGRDDLGSGFLPRLPIPADFAKQMMKRVEIYQRERVLLYTRFILVGNLEVRGELKQVVSPILFNEAVIEKEQDDYYFSLTDAQPDINESLTQLLIPQGNKLTSIDETADIQSAYFWTSLLKESPLAINVFELLSYPELANNDEIKKALKSKKNTLLPVSMLVFVERSSSSRGVLHELEEIIESNKLPPPINGLIAGVQPIIENKKLKYDYLPGLLSASQKKVISIAANINLGCVSGPPGTGKSYTIAAIAAEHMARGESVLIVANNNPALDVIADKLDKNFGLSDVSIRAGQKEFLKKLKDYIADLLAGYLADEQDNPALIESELNELNTSLNELELRFSQFCHRAIIRGKRLKNLEDKNIEWLSNLYIKFARRGIKQLAKQWSSLEQINTQQLKREKLASSYLSALKNKNLKALIDTQRKSLNAFNQAIRSRTSKRQFELFDNIEYEALLSAFPVWLVSLNTLYRVLPLKAEMFDLVIIDEATQCNTSSCLPALYRAKRALIVGDTKQLRHYSFLAKNKEAQLMSKNNVSFSDKGVMSYRDNSILDLALNALNDNKQLAFLDEHFRSKPELINFSNEHFYQSKLKIMQHRPCTSTGNLLVQRVNGTRDSSGINHLEASSIINTIKQQIDDDKSAGISHSIGVVSPFRSQADYITKEIEAHFNEAEIIKYKLRSATPFGFQGEERDIVLISFALDNNAKRAAAYINKADVFNVCITRARQKQCVFLSIDETQLPEHYLLRRYISSITQFKATHNVTSDIDKFQQSVICKLTSLKIETWAGYTIAGTDVDILCRYNGRYLAINLIGFPGPWADFFELDTYKLFSRANIDILPISYGLWVVDKSTCVQHIMSKLRVCGTYSIM, encoded by the coding sequence TTGAGTAGTAAAAACGTCCTGTCGTATTATCGCGATTGCTACAAAGAAGATAGCGCAGATTTAAATTTATGGAATCTAAATAAATTAAAAAAAGAGGATCGCTTTGTTCTTCAAGGCCGAGATGATTTAGGTTCTGGGTTTTTACCACGCCTTCCAATTCCTGCAGATTTTGCTAAGCAAATGATGAAGCGTGTAGAGATCTATCAGCGAGAACGGGTACTACTTTATACACGCTTTATATTAGTTGGTAATCTTGAGGTTAGGGGGGAGTTGAAACAGGTTGTTTCGCCTATCTTATTTAATGAAGCTGTTATAGAAAAAGAACAGGATGACTATTACTTTTCTCTTACTGATGCTCAACCGGACATAAATGAATCATTAACTCAACTATTAATACCACAGGGTAACAAGCTTACAAGTATTGATGAAACGGCTGATATTCAGTCAGCTTACTTTTGGACCTCATTATTAAAAGAAAGCCCTTTAGCAATCAATGTATTTGAGCTTTTAAGCTATCCTGAACTTGCTAACAATGACGAAATAAAAAAGGCATTAAAAAGTAAAAAAAACACACTTTTACCTGTCTCTATGCTGGTTTTTGTAGAGCGTTCAAGCAGTAGCCGTGGTGTACTTCATGAGTTAGAAGAAATCATAGAATCAAATAAACTACCGCCTCCTATAAATGGTTTAATTGCGGGTGTGCAGCCAATAATCGAAAATAAAAAACTAAAGTATGATTACTTACCGGGTTTACTGTCAGCTTCGCAAAAGAAAGTTATCTCAATTGCCGCAAATATTAATTTAGGCTGTGTTTCTGGACCGCCAGGCACGGGGAAAAGTTACACCATTGCAGCTATTGCAGCAGAGCATATGGCGCGAGGAGAGTCGGTGCTTATTGTAGCAAATAATAATCCCGCACTGGATGTAATAGCCGATAAATTAGATAAAAATTTTGGGCTAAGCGATGTATCCATACGCGCCGGACAAAAAGAGTTTTTAAAAAAATTAAAAGATTATATTGCCGATTTATTAGCAGGGTACTTAGCGGATGAACAAGATAACCCCGCGCTTATTGAGTCTGAACTAAACGAATTAAATACCTCATTAAATGAATTAGAACTGCGCTTTAGTCAGTTTTGCCACCGAGCCATAATTAGAGGTAAAAGACTCAAAAATCTTGAAGATAAGAATATCGAATGGCTTAGCAATTTATACATTAAATTTGCTCGTCGTGGTATTAAGCAATTAGCAAAGCAGTGGTCTTCGTTAGAGCAAATAAATACCCAACAACTTAAAAGAGAAAAACTGGCGAGTAGTTATTTAAGCGCGTTAAAAAATAAAAACCTTAAAGCGCTAATTGATACTCAGCGTAAATCGTTAAACGCATTTAACCAAGCTATTCGTAGTCGCACATCTAAAAGACAATTTGAGCTTTTTGATAATATAGAATACGAGGCTTTATTATCGGCTTTTCCGGTGTGGCTCGTAAGTTTAAATACCTTGTATAGAGTACTACCGTTAAAAGCCGAAATGTTCGACTTAGTTATTATTGACGAAGCGACACAATGTAACACCAGTAGTTGTTTACCTGCACTTTATCGCGCAAAAAGAGCGCTTATTGTTGGTGACACTAAGCAGTTAAGGCATTACTCTTTTTTGGCAAAAAACAAAGAAGCCCAGCTTATGTCTAAGAATAATGTGAGCTTTAGCGATAAAGGCGTTATGAGCTATCGTGATAACTCTATTCTAGATTTAGCCTTAAATGCATTAAACGATAATAAACAACTGGCATTTTTAGATGAACATTTTAGAAGCAAGCCTGAGTTAATTAATTTTAGTAATGAACATTTTTATCAATCAAAGTTAAAAATAATGCAGCACAGACCTTGTACAAGTACGGGTAACTTACTGGTACAACGCGTTAATGGAACTCGAGATAGTTCAGGTATTAATCATCTTGAGGCGAGCAGTATTATAAACACGATTAAGCAACAAATTGATGATGATAAAAGCGCAGGGATCAGCCATAGCATTGGGGTTGTTTCGCCTTTTAGAAGCCAAGCTGATTATATTACCAAAGAGATAGAAGCTCACTTTAATGAAGCTGAGATAATAAAGTATAAACTGAGATCTGCCACTCCATTTGGTTTTCAAGGCGAGGAGCGAGACATTGTGCTTATCTCTTTTGCGCTAGATAATAATGCTAAAAGAGCTGCGGCTTATATTAATAAAGCAGATGTATTTAATGTGTGTATTACACGAGCGAGGCAAAAACAATGCGTATTTTTATCAATAGATGAAACGCAATTGCCAGAGCATTATTTACTAAGGCGTTATATAAGTTCAATAACGCAGTTTAAAGCAACTCACAATGTAACCTCTGATATTGATAAATTTCAGCAAAGCGTTATTTGCAAATTAACTAGTTTAAAAATAGAAACGTGGGCTGGTTACACGATAGCCGGAACGGATGTTGATATTTTGTGCCGGTATAATGGTCGATATCTTGCGATTAATTTAATTGGCTTTCCAGGGCCATGGGCTGATTTTTTTGAGCTCGATACCTATAAATTATTTAGCCGCGCTAATATAGATATACTGCCAATAAGTTATGGATTATGGGTTGTAGATAAAAGTACGTGTGTACAACACATTATGAGTAAGCTTAGGGTGTGCGGAACGTACTCAATAATGTAA
- a CDS encoding DUF6515 family protein: MKLTFLLPALLALGAVSGSALGAPNERENSKNFNNDRAKRIQYKRDERREDKKQRIEYKQNKREDRKQEKREKRKETKRKVVRYKQEKRKRTYIKNNRHNVVTYRPGRYFNHLPRNSASIRFNGISFTFSDGIYYRKAKRGYHVVKPPRGLRIRSLPRHYSHFKRHNTTYYTYQNVFYVADNNGYRVVDEPKIVVNQAIKVGSAKNYDLGQTYDALPISAEAVTINDQQYFKYQDIYFLPQINGDEIKYLAINLG, from the coding sequence ATGAAACTCACTTTTTTACTCCCAGCTCTACTTGCATTAGGCGCAGTATCTGGCTCTGCGCTTGGAGCACCAAACGAGCGAGAGAACAGCAAAAATTTTAATAACGACCGTGCTAAACGTATTCAGTACAAACGCGATGAACGCCGTGAAGATAAAAAGCAACGTATTGAATATAAACAAAACAAAAGGGAAGATCGTAAACAAGAGAAACGCGAAAAGCGTAAAGAAACAAAACGCAAAGTTGTGCGTTACAAGCAAGAAAAACGCAAACGTACTTACATAAAAAATAACCGCCACAATGTAGTTACCTACAGACCAGGGCGCTACTTTAATCATTTACCGCGTAACAGTGCATCAATTAGATTTAATGGTATTTCGTTTACCTTTAGTGACGGTATTTATTATCGTAAAGCGAAAAGAGGCTATCATGTTGTTAAGCCACCAAGAGGTTTAAGAATACGCTCATTACCTAGGCACTACTCGCATTTTAAGCGCCATAATACCACTTACTATACCTACCAAAATGTATTTTATGTGGCAGACAATAATGGTTATAGAGTAGTTGATGAGCCAAAAATAGTTGTTAATCAGGCTATAAAAGTAGGCAGTGCTAAAAATTACGATTTAGGCCAAACCTACGACGCCCTCCCTATTTCGGCAGAGGCTGTCACGATTAACGATCAACAATATTTTAAGTACCAAGATATTTATTTTTTACCGCAAATAAATGGTGACGAAATAAAATATTTAGCTATAAATTTAGGTTAA
- a CDS encoding YHYH protein — MRSIKRSRLKAPSVNTTKTKLAFFLLSATVLLTACGEQIKSESTPTSPEAKSAKNTLINTDEFNIKAMVKLPETVECTLENGLQTQCAQVVLKYQPDNIEVGPFCPETLDDVGGVWDWDGTNAGLYRLDKVFLTMLNEQGFTFYDEDGKVHIVDNATIRPTVDHACINVSVDKSVEITALLPLHPVMSEQSTPLGTVSKVGIALAGVPIFSDAPSVQHTGHLPALDTCAGHIDPGGWYHYHGTASDIDSVYKHEHVNANCNNLTQKPSALFGYGFDGYPIYGSQEIDGTSPTELDSCNGHTGPTGENGIVTYHYHASNTFPNLPKCLKGAVAQNNFTTTAQAGVGAKPPEGTEITRHEPPGGGGSKTGGPNGGGMSPPGFAQAAKKLGVSEKALNQAMQDAGGPNADLTIVAKALNVPLEQLKAALPEKPKR, encoded by the coding sequence ATGAGATCAATTAAACGAAGTCGTTTAAAAGCGCCTAGCGTTAACACTACAAAGACTAAACTCGCATTTTTCCTGCTTAGTGCCACGGTACTTTTAACTGCATGTGGCGAGCAGATAAAAAGCGAAAGTACACCTACCTCCCCAGAAGCTAAAAGCGCTAAAAACACGCTTATAAATACCGATGAATTTAATATTAAAGCCATGGTAAAGCTGCCAGAAACTGTTGAGTGTACGCTTGAAAACGGCCTACAAACTCAGTGTGCTCAAGTGGTTTTAAAATATCAGCCCGACAATATTGAAGTCGGCCCTTTTTGCCCAGAAACACTCGACGACGTAGGTGGAGTTTGGGATTGGGATGGCACCAATGCGGGGCTATATAGGTTAGATAAAGTATTTTTAACCATGCTTAACGAGCAAGGTTTTACCTTTTACGATGAAGACGGCAAAGTGCATATTGTTGATAACGCGACCATTCGCCCAACAGTTGATCATGCATGTATTAATGTATCGGTAGATAAAAGCGTAGAAATTACCGCCCTTTTACCACTGCACCCTGTTATGTCTGAGCAATCAACACCGTTGGGCACTGTATCTAAAGTGGGTATAGCGCTTGCGGGTGTGCCTATTTTTTCGGATGCGCCAAGTGTGCAACATACAGGGCATTTACCCGCGCTAGATACGTGCGCAGGCCATATTGATCCGGGCGGTTGGTACCACTACCACGGCACCGCCAGTGATATAGACAGCGTATATAAACACGAACATGTAAACGCCAACTGTAATAATTTAACGCAAAAGCCAAGCGCTCTATTTGGTTATGGCTTTGATGGCTACCCTATTTACGGAAGCCAAGAAATTGATGGTACATCCCCAACCGAGCTTGATAGCTGTAATGGCCACACAGGCCCTACGGGTGAAAACGGCATAGTTACTTACCACTACCACGCAAGTAATACATTCCCTAACTTACCTAAGTGCTTAAAAGGCGCGGTTGCACAAAACAACTTTACTACCACAGCACAAGCTGGCGTAGGGGCTAAACCGCCTGAAGGTACTGAAATAACACGCCATGAACCACCTGGTGGCGGTGGCTCAAAAACAGGTGGTCCTAATGGCGGCGGCATGTCACCACCTGGGTTTGCACAAGCAGCTAAAAAGCTAGGCGTTAGCGAAAAGGCGCTTAATCAAGCCATGCAAGACGCTGGCGGCCCTAATGCCGATTTAACGATTGTAGCAAAAGCACTTAACGTACCATTGGAGCAATTAAAAGCAGCCCTACCCGAAAAACCAAAACGCTAA
- a CDS encoding LysR family transcriptional regulator has protein sequence MNIAHLNLFVRIATTHNISLAGKELGLSAAVSSAQMNKLEETLGVKLMHRTTRKVSLTEEGQAFLPHAEEVLANVEMARASVGIGSVTPQGKLRITAPASFGRMHIIPALAGFIEQYPDLTIDLRLSDSIIDMVGGGFDIAIRDAALNDSTLIARKVARDKRLICASPKYLAKHGTPKTPQDLKNHTCVNLHGLTTWSFTTPEGPQNIKTNNVLQADNGEAVRDACVQGLGITLMSSWCAYKKLQSGELVQILQDYPLASDTAIWSVYPSSRLLAPKVRAFIDYFSGYFGDEPYWEKI, from the coding sequence ATGAATATTGCCCATTTAAATCTGTTTGTCAGAATCGCAACAACACACAATATTAGCTTAGCAGGCAAGGAGTTAGGCTTATCGGCTGCGGTTTCTAGCGCGCAAATGAATAAGCTTGAAGAAACCCTAGGCGTTAAACTTATGCACCGTACAACGCGTAAAGTGTCGTTAACTGAAGAAGGCCAAGCCTTTTTACCTCACGCCGAAGAAGTACTTGCTAATGTTGAAATGGCGCGCGCATCGGTAGGTATAGGCAGTGTAACTCCACAAGGAAAATTGCGCATTACCGCCCCTGCTTCGTTCGGGCGTATGCATATTATTCCTGCATTGGCTGGGTTTATTGAGCAATACCCCGACCTGACAATTGATTTACGCCTAAGTGATAGCATTATTGATATGGTTGGCGGAGGTTTTGATATAGCAATACGCGACGCCGCATTAAACGACTCAACCCTTATAGCCCGAAAGGTTGCCCGTGATAAACGCTTAATTTGCGCATCGCCTAAGTACCTTGCTAAACACGGCACACCTAAAACACCACAAGATTTAAAAAATCATACCTGCGTTAATCTTCATGGTTTAACTACGTGGTCGTTTACAACACCCGAAGGCCCACAAAATATTAAAACCAATAATGTATTACAAGCTGATAACGGTGAAGCGGTGCGCGATGCGTGCGTGCAAGGCTTAGGTATTACGTTAATGTCGAGCTGGTGTGCCTATAAAAAACTACAAAGTGGTGAGCTGGTACAAATTTTACAAGACTACCCACTTGCATCCGACACCGCTATTTGGAGTGTTTACCCAAGTTCGCGTTTATTAGCGCCAAAAGTAAGGGCCTTTATAGACTACTTTAGCGGCTACTTTGGTGACGAACCCTACTGGGAAAAAATATAA
- a CDS encoding MATE family efflux transporter: protein MSRNTSLLLKYLFKQTWPMLVGLFSIMGSQLVDSIFIAKLGAEPLAVVAFSIAIFQVIVGVQVGLGIAATATISTALGENKVNYARYLGSLIVFIGTVIVTLLCLALWFFQQPIILALGATPSLFNLTELYRLPWLISCWLGALLYFGYSICRAHNETLLPGRIMVLTSVLNIALDPLFMFTFDMGLAGAAWASCVAFAIGLVVVFYTLIKRELITFDVLKNRTEQAIKAIAKMMAPALLSQFIPPISAMIVTALIAAYGGFAVAAWGLANRIEYIAIILILALTMALPPIVGNLKGRGELRQILSVVKLACGFVIGMQILLAVIMLGVANPLANALSNNSEIVANLTDYFAFVPLSYAALGVCMITVSVCNALGFATTALFISILRLFLCYLPLLWLGSHFYGLTGLFIGMACGNTLSGIVGWQLFKQQYKRLTTHVSVRSITV, encoded by the coding sequence ATGAGCCGTAATACATCATTACTTTTAAAGTATTTATTTAAGCAAACTTGGCCTATGTTGGTTGGCTTGTTTTCTATTATGGGAAGCCAGCTGGTTGATAGTATTTTTATTGCTAAGCTAGGCGCTGAGCCGCTCGCTGTAGTTGCCTTTAGTATTGCTATTTTTCAGGTAATTGTGGGAGTACAAGTAGGCTTAGGTATTGCGGCAACTGCGACCATTTCTACTGCACTTGGGGAAAATAAAGTTAACTACGCACGCTACTTAGGTAGTTTAATCGTATTTATTGGCACCGTAATAGTAACGCTATTGTGTTTGGCGTTGTGGTTTTTTCAACAGCCTATAATTTTAGCGTTGGGTGCAACGCCTTCGTTATTTAATTTAACCGAGCTTTACAGGCTACCTTGGCTAATAAGCTGCTGGCTTGGAGCGCTTCTTTATTTTGGTTACAGCATTTGCCGTGCCCATAACGAAACCTTATTGCCTGGGCGAATTATGGTGCTAACCAGCGTGTTAAATATAGCGCTCGACCCATTGTTTATGTTTACCTTTGATATGGGGTTAGCGGGTGCTGCATGGGCAAGCTGTGTTGCTTTTGCAATAGGCTTAGTAGTGGTGTTTTACACGCTTATTAAACGAGAACTTATAACTTTTGACGTTTTAAAAAACCGCACCGAGCAGGCAATAAAAGCCATTGCAAAAATGATGGCACCGGCTTTACTTTCACAGTTTATTCCGCCTATTTCAGCCATGATAGTAACGGCACTGATTGCCGCGTATGGTGGGTTTGCTGTAGCAGCTTGGGGGCTTGCAAACCGTATTGAATATATTGCGATTATTTTGATCTTAGCGCTTACCATGGCGCTGCCCCCCATTGTTGGAAATTTAAAAGGGCGGGGCGAGCTTAGGCAAATATTAAGTGTAGTAAAACTTGCGTGCGGTTTTGTAATTGGCATGCAAATTTTATTAGCGGTTATTATGCTAGGTGTGGCTAACCCGCTTGCAAATGCGCTTAGCAATAATAGTGAAATAGTTGCTAACCTAACAGATTACTTTGCTTTTGTGCCCCTGAGCTACGCGGCTTTGGGTGTATGTATGATCACGGTATCGGTATGTAACGCGCTGGGGTTTGCGACCACGGCCTTATTTATCTCCATATTGCGGCTATTTTTGTGTTACTTACCACTACTTTGGTTAGGCTCGCATTTTTACGGTTTAACAGGGTTATTTATCGGTATGGCATGCGGTAATACCTTGTCGGGTATTGTGGGTTGGCAGCTTTTTAAGCAGCAATATAAGCGGTTAACAACACACGTTAGCGTGCGCTCAATCACTGTTTAA
- a CDS encoding acyloxyacyl hydrolase: MKLYKLFLIAITLYAGAATAAQDYFSMSYIQGEGDVRGVKVAYQCALDYQIEGFEELEIYLEANANFFEYDDPKRYDANLGLSLSPVIFYPIGSIAGNRVFAEFGIGLSLLDDTKFAGKNISTHYQFEDRLGIAMKFGEAEQHSVSLKYFHYSNAGIKKPNPGLDFISLSYSRAL; this comes from the coding sequence ATGAAACTTTATAAATTGTTTTTAATAGCTATAACGCTATACGCAGGCGCTGCAACGGCTGCACAAGATTACTTTTCGATGAGCTATATTCAAGGTGAAGGAGACGTGCGAGGGGTTAAGGTGGCTTATCAATGTGCCTTAGATTATCAAATTGAAGGCTTTGAAGAGCTAGAGATTTACCTAGAAGCCAATGCTAACTTTTTTGAATACGATGACCCAAAACGCTACGACGCTAATTTAGGCTTATCGCTTTCGCCAGTTATTTTTTATCCTATTGGCAGTATTGCAGGGAACCGCGTTTTTGCCGAGTTTGGTATTGGTTTAAGCTTATTAGACGACACCAAATTTGCGGGAAAAAACATAAGCACACATTACCAGTTTGAAGACCGCCTAGGCATTGCCATGAAATTTGGTGAGGCTGAGCAACATAGCGTGTCACTTAAGTATTTTCATTATTCAAACGCTGGTATTAAAAAGCCCAACCCAGGCCTCGATTTTATATCGCTTAGCTACTCACGCGCACTTTAG
- a CDS encoding cytochrome-c peroxidase: MIRLLSIFLLCSFSLNAKSTISNDLRSLYSKGQAHWPAIQTSDGRSVEPMSLLPVASPKPEHVALGDKLFHDVQLSRNNTVSCATCHERDKGFHDGRTTAIGIDKQIGTRNTPAIFGIDQWQHFFWDGRASTAEQQALMPIENPIEMDLDPKIALARVNKDKSYRAFNKSAFNSNTLTTEQMAKALVAFERTLAAPNSRYKTFLTQLNKNPQQAVSSLSDSELNGLHLFRTKAKCMTCHNGALLSDNQFHGTGLHYYGRRFEDKGRYDATHNPEHIGQFRTPSLLGLMQTFPWMHNGLFDDLAGIVALYNHGGVRPRPRKNQLNDPHFPKTTNLLIKLNLTKQEQADLVAFLRIL, from the coding sequence ATGATTAGGTTATTAAGTATTTTTTTACTGTGCTCATTTAGCTTAAACGCCAAATCAACAATTAGTAACGATTTACGCTCACTTTATAGCAAAGGCCAAGCTCATTGGCCTGCTATTCAAACCAGTGACGGAAGAAGCGTTGAGCCCATGTCGCTTTTGCCTGTAGCATCGCCTAAGCCTGAGCACGTGGCACTAGGCGATAAGCTTTTTCATGATGTGCAGCTTTCACGTAATAATACCGTTAGCTGCGCCACCTGCCATGAACGCGACAAAGGCTTTCATGATGGCCGTACAACTGCCATAGGCATTGACAAGCAAATAGGCACGCGTAACACCCCCGCTATTTTTGGTATTGATCAATGGCAACATTTTTTTTGGGATGGACGCGCAAGCACCGCTGAGCAGCAAGCACTTATGCCAATAGAAAACCCAATTGAAATGGACTTAGATCCAAAAATAGCCTTAGCCCGAGTAAATAAAGATAAGAGTTACCGTGCATTTAATAAAAGCGCTTTTAATAGCAACACGTTAACCACCGAGCAAATGGCAAAAGCCTTAGTTGCGTTTGAACGCACATTAGCTGCGCCAAATAGCCGCTATAAAACTTTTTTAACGCAGCTTAATAAAAATCCACAACAAGCAGTTAGTAGCCTAAGTGATAGTGAGTTAAATGGCCTGCACCTATTTAGAACTAAAGCTAAATGCATGACTTGCCATAACGGCGCACTACTTAGCGACAACCAATTCCATGGCACAGGGCTGCATTATTACGGCCGCCGTTTTGAAGATAAAGGCCGCTACGATGCCACCCACAACCCTGAGCATATTGGCCAATTTAGAACCCCATCGCTATTAGGGTTAATGCAAACATTTCCGTGGATGCATAACGGCTTATTTGACGATTTAGCCGGCATTGTCGCCTTATATAACCATGGAGGAGTAAGGCCCAGACCACGAAAAAACCAACTAAACGACCCACACTTCCCTAAAACCACCAACCTGCTTATAAAGCTTAATTTAACCAAGCAAGAACAAGCAGACCTAGTGGCATTTTTACGGATTTTATAA